Within Takifugu flavidus isolate HTHZ2018 chromosome 12, ASM371156v2, whole genome shotgun sequence, the genomic segment GAAAAGGAAGGTTTTAAAGGAGCACGTTTGACATTCTGGAGGAGTGTGAGACTGCGGCTAAAAAGGATCCATATCAAACGTCTGCCTATATAAAGCAACGCggtgattagcttagcttagcttagcgaCTGGATACAGCCTTCCAGGCTCCATCCAAAGCCAGCACACCTCACAGATAGACTTCAAACTCATCTATCACAGGCTGATATATACTGTAAATAACACAGTATACTCCAATCATTTTACAAAATgccaaactctccctgtccacCTAATATTCATCCACGTTTCtttaaacagcaaaacaaaaaacaaagcccTGGGAGTATCTGACAAGCTCCTATGTTTGCCAGTGGTCAGGAAACATAGGCTGGGATGGTGAGCCATCATAGTACCTGAAATGGAGTGTTCTATCCGCACTGTGCGTTTGTAATTGGCTGAAACTGTTGAGTTTGTGTCAATAAAGGGATTGTAACGATCTGGAGAATCAAAAATAGTGTTGGTAAAAGGAGAACAGGTTTCAACTTTGAAGCTCTGTAGCATATTTGAATTACAACATCAAACTTATTTAAAAAGATGAAGCGGAGCGgtgaaacaaacaaatgaggcaTGGGGTCTAATGTTGAGTCTTGGCTGACACATAGAGGGAATTAAGAAGATTCCTACTGAGAAATGCAAAACACCCTGTTTTGATTAAGAGCTACAAATGAGGTGTTAGCTGGGTAAAGAACCTAAGAGGCATCAGCAAAAAACAACAcggcacagacacacatgctaaTCATGCTAACAGAGAAATGAACAAGGTTCTACGAGGCTATTTTTTTTGTGAAAAGAACCAAAATGATCTGTTACCACCAAACATTTCATGAGAAGATGTCCTAGAGGAAAAGCTAACACCGTCTGAAGACACGACAGGTAAGTTAGAGGCATCGACAACGAGTTTTGACAGGAAAGGGTTAAGGTTGGGCATGGAATCGTCCCCGGCCTCGGCAGAGGTGAAAGGATCTACGcaggcagaagaaaagagacagaaaagaaaagggtggagaggaagaggtgggcGTCAGAGTCAGACAACAATGAGAGAAGGGCGAGCATGCAGAACAGGTCACGAGTCCAGAAAGGACAGATGGTCAGAGGTGGCCGCTCTCTTACCTGTCCACGCTGTAGCTGCGGGAAGCCCCGTCGAGCCGGGCTGCATGGAGGCCTGGAAAGTGGACAGGTCGAAAAGGTCGCTCTGCATCTTGACTGCActgcagaggaaaagagggTGAATCTAGAATTCTAAACGCACACGCAGACTATTCTCAGTTGTTTAGGACTGATGCTGGATCAGTACCCGTTGGAGCAGCTGGGCGTAGAGAAGAGGTCTATGGCTGGTGCTGTGCTGATGGTGCCCCCGCTGGAAGAGATTGGAGATGTGTCCGTGGTGGAGAAGGAGGGCCTCTTGGAGAGCTCCTTGAGCCTCTTTTCCTTagaaaaccaaacacaaacgTGCGTTTACCAAATCGCCCTCGGCGTCTTTGGTCCCTGCAGGCAGAACTTAGAGCACCTTCAGCGCTTTGAGTCgagcctgctcctcctccagggctgcCTGCTTCTCCCGTTCATCCACTTTCGTGAAGGACATCCCGGTGCTGGCCAGCGATGACACTGCGTTCGACAAAGTGCTGGCCCTGTAAGGAAGCACGTTCTTACTTTTCCCAGCGTTGCAGAAAGAAAAATACAGCCTCTAAGATTCCTGGTGGAGATAAGGGAAATGGTGAACCGGTGACGGAGGGATTAACGAACCTGCTGGCTGCCGTCGAGTCTTTGACCTTCTTGCCCTCTAAAGATGCCAAGTGCTGCTCGAGAGCTTCCAGAAGGCTACTGGGAGCCTGTtgtgacagaaaacacactGTCAGCAAATACCTGCGGGGTGGACAATGGAGCTGGAGTCCACACGGAGACCACAGAGGACAGTGGTGGGCAGCAAAGATACAGATGAGGAAATAAGCCTCAAACCCAAGATGTGGGGGTTGAATCTCACAAAGGTGGCTGGCATATTTAAGGGTTTTGCTTCCCTACTGCTGATTTAAGACAACGATTACACTGGATGGAGCATTTGTGTGGGATGATGTAGCGCACCACAGCATATTCACCAAACGTGAATATCGCCGAAGCGGTGGCGTGCGAGCACAGCAGGGCGGCCGTTTGGGTTCACGGCTCGCGGCGAGTGTTTCTATCCCCGAAGTTTGGGCCACCACAGAGGGGACGGCATGCAAAAGGACAACACTGAAGCAAGTCACGGACAAGAAGAGTGAAAGGAGAGTACTTACACAAACTGTGAACTGATGTGGAAAGATAAAGGGGGGAAATAGAGAATATAAAGGTGGTGACAGTCAGAAGGGGAATGCAATTCAGCGGCAGGTTTTCAGGCGCGGCTTATTCAGAAAACATCTAGCTGTTTTTAACTGGCTGCTGGGCTGTGGAATTGGCCCCAGACTACCATGACGTGGGGGCTTTAATTGGTGATAAAATCCCTTTGGTGCCAACACCGATGGAAGTTTGTGCCAAAGCCGAGCACACGGACACCACTTTAATTAGAATGTCTTATTCCTGTTTTATTGAGTCTGTCTGGGCCTTTTCTCTCATCTTAtcgttaaatacagaaacaggcTGGTGCATGTAATGAAAATGTGCCTCTCATTTGCAGAGAGTCTGAAGATCTGCTTGTATTAGCATACAGataagtgttgttttttttaaaaatctgtgcATATGTGCCGCTGCTGTCTCCTGTAAATTTGATTTACTATggaaaggagggggaagagaagaagagaaagaaacaggagacaggagaccaCCTGTTGTGGCAAACATGCGCATCATGCAGCTTGTGTTATTTCAAAGAACATTCAGGGGACTCTTTTGTTTTGCTGCACAAACAGATAAGAAAAGATTAGAATTGAAAATATGAGGAAGAAGCagtggaggggggaaaaaagcttggATTTGAGCTCACCTGCGAAAGGTCCGGGATGTCTCCCCGATCGATGCCCACCTGCTGTTGAGACAGGAGAGAAACGCTCTTCAGCCGGGGGCGCCGCTGGCGAGCCTGCGCGACGGCAGGGAGAAATCGACCTAACGTACCTCGGCTACTTTGAGGAACTCCGATATCCGAGTCATTCTGGTGAGGAACTTCTTGTAAATGTCCAGACCCTCTTTACACTGAGTCTTCTTCATGTCAAAGTATTTCTCTGTTCGAGCGACATAAGCCGTCACACAACGTGCGGGAGACAAGCGGAAGATCAAAGGTGGAGGTCCTACCCAACAGGTTGATGATGCCTTCGTTATAAGCAGCGAAGAGCCTGATGGAGTCTTTGAAGAGGAGCATGAAGGCTGCGTTGATGACTCCGTTGGTCAGCTCGTTGGCATTGACCTGTGAGGGAACATCCAGATATCTAAAGGCTCCTCTCTGGAGATTCTGCTGACAGAAGAGCAGCGAAACGTCTGAAATTCAGCCTCAGACTCACGTTGAAATCGAGGAGCGCGTCCATCTGGTTCTGAATGATGGGGATGGTCTTTAGCAGCTTCTCCGTATTCATGGTCCTCATCACGCCATCCACTCTGCACGGAGAAGAGACACGACTGAGTGATGATGGACGGACAGAGAGGATTAGAACATATGAAACTATTAGCTGTGGCTTAAACAGATCCTCAACGCATAAAAGCATCAGAAATGTCAGCATGTTACCGCGGACTTCTGTGCTGATGGATTCCTTCTTCGTTTTGTGTAGCTCGGATAgacatgatttatttttttagcgtTACTAATTGATCACTTTTATTCACCGTGATGCTGTGAAACACTCACCCACGTTTGACTTTGGTGAAGTCGAAGGCGACCTGTCTGTATGACACAGCCTTCTCATTCAGGTATCGACTGTACCTCCTGATGAACGTGGACATGTCGTAACCTGGCAGAACAGTGACAACATCTCCTTTCACGCCAGGCTTCTGGATTTAAAGCCACCGTAAGACAGGCCGGTCAAGTATTTACCTTGTAAACCGCTTTTGTCCAGGAAATTACTGAGGTTGAAGAGTGTATTCCTGGAGGCCAAGTACTGGACAAAACGCTACAGAAGGGGAACAACGTTCAACGCAACAGGATGGcgttaaaaggcagaaaaatgtaaataatgtctCGGCGGGCTCACCTCGTTACCATAGACCATGAGATGGTGCGTGGTGATGAGGGACTTAAACACAACCACCCAGCTGGTGTTGGTGGTCCTCTCGAACAGAGAGTCGGCCAGTTGGGGGATGTTGACGTTCATCTCGTTAGTGCAGTGGATTAAATCTGGAAAGGAAGCGAAGAATAGGAGAGAAATTACGCCATCAGCACCAACGCTTAAGGTTGTTGCCGTTCGCTTCCACTTACACCAAAAAATACATACAACAGTGATCTGTATAATAGTAAAAAACACTACAAGGAAGCGCGCTGACTCCGATTGCGGCCTTTTTCTGAGCACCTGCACGGAAAAAAACCTcaacgttaaaaaaaagcaacaaccgCAGCCTCAGTGGAAACGGATACTCCTCACTTTAATCATTAATGCCAACAAAACACGCTTTTAGGAGTGCAGGATGTTTAGACGCCATCCGTCCCTGGTCTGTCCCACTTCCTCCAGTCATATGCTCAACCACATGACGGTTGAACGACACTGGTGAAAGCGGAGCTAATGACCCGCCATTCACGGCCCCGATCGGGACGACGGGGGTAACTGGGCCTCCCTTTCTGTCCTATATATGACTTTTCAAAAGGCGGGGGACTTTAAGTAGGACAGGACAACCTTccggagcagcagcggcggttAGCCTGGGCGGGTGGAGAGCTGGGCAAGAGATGGCGAAGATGACGTCCACGGTGGAGAGGCGAGGAGGGAAGAGGCGGAAGACGAGGGTGGAGAGCACGCTGACAGCGCTGTCATGTTATAATCACCCTGCTGAATATTCAGAGGCTGACATGAATGACTTCTAATTCAATCATTGATGTGACAATGCATTATGGCGCCGAACACCTATTTTAGGTCCTAGGTCCTATTTTCTTTTAAGAAGCCTCCATAGTAGTTTCAGACTGTTAAGAATgactttttcttccctcttaCAAAAAGACACCATCTTTAGTCAATGGATTTACTCCATCACAAAGTCTTGTGTGGGTTCGCCGGGATGCTGTTTAACATTGTTACGATTATTTAAAGGGGGACATCTCGAGCACAAACGTCCTATCAGACATCTGACCAAATGTTTTACAGCTCACATTTGCGCGAATACAACTGATTCAGATCTTCTTTGATACATCATGTGATGAAAACCTGCGACGTTAACCTGTATTTTGAAGATGCCCCATGACTGCACCCATATGATGGAATCAACTCCTACTGGAATGAGCGGATCGATGCACAGgaatctgctgctgcatccCCTTAAGTACAGACAGACACAGTCTCCTGGGGCTTCCAGTGCATCAACATTAATGATCGGAGGATTCCTGAGCTTGCATGAGTGATGGCCTGGGAGCAGCCGGCTCTGCCTGAGCCACAGCGGCCTCTCGCTTCGGCATCACCGTCAGAAAACACCCTGAAACAGGCACtcgtgcaggtgcaggtgcacaCAGTtgttcctggagctgctgggatggGGAGCTTTTCCCTTTTGTATGCCAGTGAAATCACTAGCCTGATTGGAGGGACTTGACATTTTTCACTAGAACTGATGGAGGAAAGGGGAAGAACAAAAACCACACCATTAAACACGCTATTTGGGAGCAAACCGTGGTGAGAGACGATAATAACTCCGTGATTAAGAATCAATTACGTCTTTAAACCCCCTACAAAATACACCTACTTGGTGAACCGGGCCTGTCGTCACTGTTAAACAATATAATCTcccattagcatgttagccgaGCCTGAGCTATCATCCAGAGGCTTCGAGGCCTTGTAGCTCCTCCATCGCCATAACGCCGTGATTCTTCCGCCGCTGTAACCCCCCGAATCTGGAAAACAGCCTTTTAAATAAGGATACTCACAGTCCAAATGCTTCTTTTTCGGGCCCATGACTTCGTGAGTGGTGGCCTTGCACACTGTTTTGGACACGGCGGATCCCGTTACACTGTGCTGGGCAGCGGTGATCCGGTCCGTAATGCTCTGCCCCGACATCTTCTGCTCCCTGGACGCAGCGACAAAGGGGGAATCTACAGCCTCGCCCGGGCTTCTCTTCTGATAATACCCCGAAAAAGCCGAGAATGGAGCCTCCGCTTGGTCCGCGAACGTGtcggatcccccccccctcgttcCCCCGCCTCGGCGGAGACAATCGTCGGGCTATGCGGGAGCAGCACCGGCGGAGGGCGGAATAAAGAGCCCGGCAACAGCCGCAAAATGTGGGATTGGTTCCGCCGTCAAAGGTGGATCAGATCTCGGGGGTGCCGCGATGGCGGAGTCCGCTCGCTGACTCATCCGACCCGGGCGTCTGTGTCGCTCTCATCCCGATGTGGCACACCGGATCCCcgctccctctgcctcctccttcgtctcctcctcccgctgctgccgctgccgccgccgccgtgggaggaaaaaaaggggggataAACGGAGGAGGGAAATGGCGGGCCTGCTGGATCAAATATTCAATCACAGGAGTGCAGGGTGGCCTGGATGCGAGGATGAGGGAAGCAGGCCGGAGAGACTGAAGCAATGAACCGCAGCGGTTCAAAAAGAATCAGTATCCATCGGTGCACAGCTGCCATGGAGGTTTCACGGCGCCTTCAAAATTAGAACACTAATTATAACACTGTAATAAAGATTTGACATAAATACTTTATAGCATCCTTCAGTGCGTGAAGGGTTCCAGACACCGTGAATATTCTCAATAGCAGCCCTGTCTCTAAAGGAGCTTTACAGCGATATTAATGTGAACCCACCGAGGCCAGATCTCAAGTTtaatcagaaaaaaagaggTGGCACACACCAGAAATTGCAGCAATTTTCTTTGAGGGACTGCATTCATTTTCAGGGTCTTGGAAGCTTTTGAACTGAATTAAAGTTGGCTGCAAGGCAAATGAGAATAATTCAAGGTCCAGGGTGGATTCCAAGAGTCTGGATCAGGTGTTTAACAGATATTAAAGTGTCAGCATGAAGTCTAATATGTTCTAAATACGTGTGAGGGAGACTGTGTGGGAGGGAATAAAGAAATCCATGAGATAACAGAAAAGACAATTTCATGGGGTGGAAAGGTGCAAACCACAGCATGCCAGGCATGATTTAGCACACTTACACTCTTCATCCAAAGAATATTTTCAGTTCATCcagttcattcattttcagttcAGTCTTTTCTCGCACACCAAAGATGCACATATCAAAGGTCAGGCACACAAATTTAAATGTTGAAGTGAAGTGACAGAAAATTACCCAAACTTTCACTGCGCCAAATATGGTTTTTCCACTGAATAAACCCACTGACCCAGTTGAGACTATTTAACACTATTGTATTTCAGTTGTGAATGCAGTAAATTCAAATCTGCACCAAATATACATAATCAAACACAATATAACTTGCTGGTATTCTCATCCAAATTATCATTTATTTCCAGTAAATTACAGACGTTTATAAAGTCATAATAGTAAATAAATGTACAGCTTCCTCTGTAGTGTAGTTCGCATTATTGCCCACGCGGGGGCGCTGCACTGCCACCAAAGTCAACTGAGTCATCCTGACGTCAGATCAAGCTCTGCCATGACGTAACAAGACTGACTCATAGTTTGTATTAAAAGTGTGAATCAGTAGCTTAAAATTGTAATCTTACAAACATTTCAAAGCAAAAAAGGCTCACTAACCTTTAGAAATGGCATCATTTTGTCTTAAAATATCTAtcattaaacaataaaaatgtgttaagGGAAATTTGTAGgcttaaaaaacaacacaacataaACAATAAACTCTGAAGTAAGCGTTAAGGACATCCTATTTGTTAGTCTGATATTTCCCCTGTAGAGATTCCCAAAACTCGGTATTTCTGAACAAACACAGGGTGTTCCTCAATCCGCTGATCTTTTAATCCAGGATCAGGTTTTATTTATGCAAGTGGatccttttatttcttttgtttttgtttagttttattttctctcacACTTGAGAATTTTCTGGCAGACCATTTCAAGAGAAGCAGGCTTATCTTTGTACCTCTAAAGTGGACTTGTGCATCCGTATATGTAGCATCACTAATCTGTAGACTGCTGCAAATTTAATCCATGGCAACAAATGAACAACTGTTTTCCCTCTGCACGTTTATCCTTGTTTtaagggagaggggagggggaaatcAATAGGTTTGTGTTCTTTTGGAAACATTACTCACTAGGGATCAGACTGCAACACGGCTTTTGATGAGGGCTTTGCTTTCCcgccggaaaaaaaaaaaacctggagtTTCAGATTACTGCTGCACTCCCACGGATTTTGCGGCATGGAACAGATTATGTGATGgggatgtgtgtttttctggagTTGAGACGTTCCTGGTCGATCAGATAAACACGTCTGTATCAGGAAGACCGAAGTGTGCGAGCCGTTAAATGTCTCGGAGAATGATGTCCTGCAGCATCTTGCTAGCAGgcaagatgctgctgctgcagggccacGAAGGTCGACcacgatgaggatgatgaagattccagtaaataaaaacattgtgACATTCGAGACACCGAGCATTAAAGATGCACATGTATGAGGGGCCGTCTGGGACATTATTAAGAATTACCATAGACACACACTACTGAAATGGAAGTCATTTCATAGCCTGTTGCTGGCCCGGTCCGGACCTCCATGCCGCCTTATCAAGTTCAGCACAGCTTTGGCACATGGACAACGGGCACAAGGAGAAGAAGGTGAGGTGGATATTTCCCTCTGTATTGCAAGTCCAACTAGGATATTTTGCTGCTATCAGTAACTGAGGAAACATggacaatgtttttttttcctttttctcgcTAACATTAAAACACATGCACG encodes:
- the picalmb gene encoding phosphatidylinositol binding clathrin assembly protein b isoform X5, whose amino-acid sequence is MSGQSITDRITAAQHSVTGSAVSKTVCKATTHEVMGPKKKHLDYLIHCTNEMNVNIPQLADSLFERTTNTSWVVVFKSLITTHHLMVYGNERFVQYLASRNTLFNLSNFLDKSGLQGYDMSTFIRRYSRYLNEKAVSYRQVAFDFTKVKRGVDGVMRTMNTEKLLKTIPIIQNQMDALLDFNVNANELTNGVINAAFMLLFKDSIRLFAAYNEGIINLLEKYFDMKKTQCKEGLDIYKKFLTRMTRISEFLKVAEQVGIDRGDIPDLSQFTVCAPSSLLEALEQHLASLEGKKVKDSTAASRASTLSNAVSSLASTGMSFTKVDEREKQAALEEEQARLKALKEKRLKELSKRPSFSTTDTSPISSSGGTISTAPAIDLFSTPSCSNGAVKMQSDLFDLSTFQASMQPGSTGLPAATAWTDRYNPFIDTNSTVSANYKRTVRIEHSISDSFCGPMSTAQHLPHQAPFPTEPSTVAGLFRGYSAPQAPPQQSAGGLQVDFESVFGAKASGSNCLSTEDITGGILKPTMAGSNQPPGQPEKLVSDDLDSSLANLVGNLGIGNGSMKNDIHWNQPGEKRMTGGTNWQPKAAPTTTWNPVSMPPSIMSFPATTPTGMMGYGLPPQMSSLGMMNPPTMMYSQPVMRPPNPFGSVSSAQPSAASSPSSQSPLRAPGQDPFAHLSLKDFL
- the picalmb gene encoding phosphatidylinositol binding clathrin assembly protein b isoform X3 codes for the protein MSGQSITDRITAAQHSVTGSAVSKTVCKATTHEVMGPKKKHLDYLIHCTNEMNVNIPQLADSLFERTTNTSWVVVFKSLITTHHLMVYGNERFVQYLASRNTLFNLSNFLDKSGLQGYDMSTFIRRYSRYLNEKAVSYRQVAFDFTKVKRGVDGVMRTMNTEKLLKTIPIIQNQMDALLDFNVNANELTNGVINAAFMLLFKDSIRLFAAYNEGIINLLEKYFDMKKTQCKEGLDIYKKFLTRMTRISEFLKVAEQVGIDRGDIPDLSQFTVCAPSSLLEALEQHLASLEGKKVKDSTAASRASTLSNAVSSLASTGMSFTKVDEREKQAALEEEQARLKALKEKRLKELSKRPSFSTTDTSPISSSGGTISTAPAIDLFSTPSCSNGAVKMQSDLFDLSTFQASMQPGSTGLPAATAWTDPFTSAEAGDDSMPNLNPFLSKLVVDASNLPVVSSDGVSFSSRTSSHEMFGDRYNPFIDTNSTVSANYKRTVRIEHSISDSFCGPMSTAQHLPHQAPFPTEPSTVAGLFRGYSAPQAPPQQSAGGLQVDFESVFGAKASGSNCLSTEDITGGILKPTMAGSNQPPGQPEKLVSDDLDSSLANLVGNLGIGNGSMKNDIHWNQPGEKRMTGGTNWQPKAAPTTTWNPVSMPPSIMSFPATTPTGMMGYGLPPQMSSLGMMNPPTMMYSQPVMRPPNPFGSVSSAQMQFM
- the picalmb gene encoding phosphatidylinositol binding clathrin assembly protein b isoform X1 translates to MSGQSITDRITAAQHSVTGSAVSKTVCKATTHEVMGPKKKHLDYLIHCTNEMNVNIPQLADSLFERTTNTSWVVVFKSLITTHHLMVYGNERFVQYLASRNTLFNLSNFLDKSGLQGYDMSTFIRRYSRYLNEKAVSYRQVAFDFTKVKRGVDGVMRTMNTEKLLKTIPIIQNQMDALLDFNVNANELTNGVINAAFMLLFKDSIRLFAAYNEGIINLLEKYFDMKKTQCKEGLDIYKKFLTRMTRISEFLKVAEQVGIDRGDIPDLSQFTVCAPSSLLEALEQHLASLEGKKVKDSTAASRASTLSNAVSSLASTGMSFTKVDEREKQAALEEEQARLKALKEKRLKELSKRPSFSTTDTSPISSSGGTISTAPAIDLFSTPSCSNGAVKMQSDLFDLSTFQASMQPGSTGLPAATAWTDPFTSAEAGDDSMPNLNPFLSKLVVDASNLPVVSSDGVSFSSRTSSHEMFGDRYNPFIDTNSTVSANYKRTVRIEHSISDSFCGPMSTAQHLPHQAPFPTEPSTVAGLFRGYSAPQAPPQQSAGGLQVDFESVFGAKASGSNCLSTEDITGGILKPTMAGSNQPPGQPEKLVSDDLDSSLANLVGNLGIGNGSMKNDIHWNQPGEKRMTGGTNWQPKAAPTTTWNPVSMPPSIMSFPATTPTGMMGYGLPPQMSSLGMMNPPTMMYSQPVMRPPNPFGSVSSAQPSAASSPSSQSPLRAPGQDPFAHLSLKDFL
- the picalmb gene encoding phosphatidylinositol binding clathrin assembly protein b isoform X2, whose product is MSGQSITDRITAAQHSVTGSAVSKTVCKATTHEVMGPKKKHLDYLIHCTNEMNVNIPQLADSLFERTTNTSWVVVFKSLITTHHLMVYGNERFVQYLASRNTLFNLSNFLDKSGLQGYDMSTFIRRYSRYLNEKAVSYRQVAFDFTKVKRGVDGVMRTMNTEKLLKTIPIIQNQMDALLDFNVNANELTNGVINAAFMLLFKDSIRLFAAYNEGIINLLEKYFDMKKTQCKEGLDIYKKFLTRMTRISEFLKVAEQVGIDRGDIPDLSQAPSSLLEALEQHLASLEGKKVKDSTAASRASTLSNAVSSLASTGMSFTKVDEREKQAALEEEQARLKALKEKRLKELSKRPSFSTTDTSPISSSGGTISTAPAIDLFSTPSCSNGAVKMQSDLFDLSTFQASMQPGSTGLPAATAWTDPFTSAEAGDDSMPNLNPFLSKLVVDASNLPVVSSDGVSFSSRTSSHEMFGDRYNPFIDTNSTVSANYKRTVRIEHSISDSFCGPMSTAQHLPHQAPFPTEPSTVAGLFRGYSAPQAPPQQSAGGLQVDFESVFGAKASGSNCLSTEDITGGILKPTMAGSNQPPGQPEKLVSDDLDSSLANLVGNLGIGNGSMKNDIHWNQPGEKRMTGGTNWQPKAAPTTTWNPVSMPPSIMSFPATTPTGMMGYGLPPQMSSLGMMNPPTMMYSQPVMRPPNPFGSVSSAQPSAASSPSSQSPLRAPGQDPFAHLSLKDFL
- the picalmb gene encoding phosphatidylinositol binding clathrin assembly protein b isoform X4; the protein is MSGQSITDRITAAQHSVTGSAVSKTVCKATTHEVMGPKKKHLDYLIHCTNEMNVNIPQLADSLFERTTNTSWVVVFKSLITTHHLMVYGNERFVQYLASRNTLFNLSNFLDKSGLQGYDMSTFIRRYSRYLNEKAVSYRQVAFDFTKVKRGVDGVMRTMNTEKLLKTIPIIQNQMDALLDFNVNANELTNGVINAAFMLLFKDSIRLFAAYNEGIINLLEKYFDMKKTQCKEGLDIYKKFLTRMTRISEFLKVAEQVGIDRGDIPDLSQFTVCAPSSLLEALEQHLASLEGKKVKDSTAASRASTLSNAVSSLASTGMSFTKVDEREKQAALEEEQARLKALKEKRLKELSKRPSFSTTDTSPISSSGGTISTAPAIDLFSTPSCSNGAVKMQSDLFDLSTFQASMQPGSTGLPAATAWTDPFTSAEAGDDSMPNLNPFLSKLVVDASNLPVVSSDGVSFSSRTSSHEMFGDSFCGPMSTAQHLPHQAPFPTEPSTVAGLFRGYSAPQAPPQQSAGGLQVDFESVFGAKASGSNCLSTEDITGGILKPTMAGSNQPPGQPEKLVSDDLDSSLANLVGNLGIGNGSMKNDIHWNQPGEKRMTGGTNWQPKAAPTTTWNPVSMPPSIMSFPATTPTGMMGYGLPPQMSSLGMMNPPTMMYSQPVMRPPNPFGSVSSAQPSAASSPSSQSPLRAPGQDPFAHLSLKDFL
- the picalmb gene encoding phosphatidylinositol binding clathrin assembly protein b isoform X6, producing MSGQSITDRITAAQHSVTGSAVSKTVCKATTHEVMGPKKKHLDYLIHCTNEMNVNIPQLADSLFERTTNTSWVVVFKSLITTHHLMVYGNERFVQYLASRNTLFNLSNFLDKSGLQGYDMSTFIRRYSRYLNEKAVSYRQVAFDFTKVKRGVDGVMRTMNTEKLLKTIPIIQNQMDALLDFNVNANELTNGVINAAFMLLFKDSIRLFAAYNEGIINLLEKYFDMKKTQCKEGLDIYKKFLTRMTRISEFLKVAEQVGIDRGDIPDLSQFTVCAPSSLLEALEQHLASLEGKKVKDSTAASRASTLSNAVSSLASTGMSFTKVDEREKQAALEEEQARLKALKEKRLKELSKRPSFSTTDTSPISSSGGTISTAPAIDLFSTPSCSNGAVKMQSDLFDLSTFQASMQPGSTGLPAATAWTDSFCGPMSTAQHLPHQAPFPTEPSTVAGLFRGYSAPQAPPQQSAGGLQVDFESVFGAKASGSNCLSTEDITGGILKPTMAGSNQPPGQPEKLVSDDLDSSLANLVGNLGIGNGSMKNDIHWNQPGEKRMTGGTNWQPKAAPTTTWNPVSMPPSIMSFPATTPTGMMGYGLPPQMSSLGMMNPPTMMYSQPVMRPPNPFGSVSSAQPSAASSPSSQSPLRAPGQDPFAHLSLKDFL